One Gossypium raimondii isolate GPD5lz chromosome 3, ASM2569854v1, whole genome shotgun sequence genomic window carries:
- the LOC105795098 gene encoding bifunctional riboflavin biosynthesis protein RIBA 1, chloroplastic — MASFNVSSPSTAALSRLRSSKSFKFFNGLHSTNLFLTNGCLPDLALTRLDSRSSFVIKSGGKTRAALVSGEGNILSYSNGNDATTNGTLFRDKSVGIEAQQDAIAFGTLAADTAPTSNGFPINNDDSDLDRPTEGFASILEAIEDIRQGKMVLVVDDEDRENEGDLIMAAELATPEAMAFIVKHGTGIVCVSMLEEDLERLQLPLMVNQRENEEKLRTAFTVTVDAKHGTTTGVSAHDRATTVLALASRESKPEDFNRPGHIFPLKYREGGVLKRAGHTEASVDLAVLAGLDPVAVLCEVVDDDGSMARLPKLRQFAERENLKIISIADLIRYRRKRDKLIELAGAARIPTMWGPFTAHCYRSILDGIEHIAMVKGEIGDGQDILVRVHSECLTGDIFGSARCDCGNQLGLAMKQIEAAGRGVLVYLRGHEGRGIGLGHKLRAYNLQDAGRDTVEANVELGLPVDSREYGIGAQILRDLGVRTMKLMTNNPAKYSGLKGYGLTIASRVPLLTPITRENKRYLETKRAKMGHVYGLDFNGSLNSLIIGGNGNTVAPTASES, encoded by the exons GTCATCCAAAAGTTTCAAATTCTTTAATGGATTGCACAGCACAAATCTATTCTTAACAAATGGCTGCTTACCTGATTTGGCCTTGACGCGGTTGGATAGTAGATCATCCTTTGTTATTAAAAGTGGTGGCAAAACTAGAGCTGCACTTGTATCTGGAGAAGGCAACATCCTGTCTTATTCGAATGGCAATGATGCTACAACAAATGGTACCCTCTTCCGTGATAAATCGGTAGGGATCGAAGCACAACAAGATGCAATAGCATTTGGAACTCTTGCGGCCGATACTGCTCCTACAAGTAATGGCTTTCCCATTAATAATGATGATTCTGATTTGGATCGTCCAACTGAAGGTTTTGCTTCCATCCTTGAGGCAATCGAGGACATTCGCCAGGGCAAG ATGGTATTGGTTGTAGATGATGAGGACAGAGAGAATGAAGGAGATCTTATAATGGCAGCTGAGTTGGCGACACCGGAAGCAATGGCCTTTATCGTGAAGCATGGAACTGGGATCGTTTGTGTGAGCATGCTAGAGGAAGATCTGGAGAGGTTGCAGCTTCCTTTGATGGTGAACCAAAGAGAGAATGAAGAGAAACTCCGCACTGCATTCACAGTTACAGTG GATGCAAAACACGGTACTACAACTGGTGTATCAGCTCATGATAGAGCAACAACAGTATTGGCCCTTGCTTCTAGAGAATCCAAACCTGAGGACTTCAACCGCCCGGGTCACATTTTCCCACTGAAGTATAGGGAAGGTGGTGTCCTAAAAAGAGCTGGGCATACAGAAGCTTCTGTTGATCTAGCAGTGCTAGCTGGACTGGACCCTGTTGCAGTTCTCTGTGAGGTTGTAGATGATGATGGATCCATGGCTAGATTACCAAAGCTTCGCCAATTTGCTGAGCGGGAGAACTTGAAAATTATATCCATTGCTGatttaattag GTATAGGAGAAAGAGGGATAAATTAATTGAGCTTGCTGGTGCTGCACGGATTCCAACTATGTGGGGGCCATTCACCGCCCATTGTTACAGGTCGATATTGGATGGGATTGAGCATATAGCAATGGTTAAG GGTGAGATTGGAGATGGGCAAGATATTCTTGTGAGGGTTCACTCGGAATGCCTCACGGGAGACATATTTGGATCCGCTAGATGTGACTGTGGGAATCAGCTTGGCCTTGCAATGAAACAGATTGAGGCTGCTGGCAGGGGTGTTTTGGTATACCTTCGTGGACATGAAGGCAGGGGAATTGGTTTGGGCCACAAGCTTCGTGCATATAATCTTCAGGACGCTGGTCGTGACACAGTCGAAGCAAATGTGGAACTTGGATTGCCCGTTGATTCAAGAGAATATGGCATTGGCGCACAG ATACTGAGGGATCTTGGCGTGCGAACGATGAAACTGATGACTAACAATCCGGCCAAGTACAGTGGACTCAAGGGTTATGGATTAACAATAGCAAGCAGGGTTCCACTACTAACTCCTATTACAAGGGAGAATAAGAGATACTTGGAAACAAAACGAGCTAAAATGGGTCACGTATATGGCTTAGATTTTAACGGCAGTTTGAACAGTCTCATTATCGGCGGCAATGGTAACACGGTTGCTCCGACTGCATCTGAATCCTAG